From Neisseria musculi, the proteins below share one genomic window:
- a CDS encoding cation diffusion facilitator family transporter, producing MSDHHDHTHPHSHAANKQVLRVSLLLIGSFMLVEAAAGWLANSLALLSDAGHMFSDAAAIALSLAAFRFGERPADSKRSFGYQRFEIIAAAVNGITLLLIAAWIVIEAVLRLLSPNEISGASMLAVAALGLAVNVAVAWYMLKNSDTEGNINMRAAYLHVLGDLLGSIGAIIAGILVLSFGWIWADSVISMLIALLIGKSGWGVTRNSLHILMEGTPAGTDMNQVAADILNIEGIQGLHDIHAWTITSRQHALSCHIVIDGALKVAEAYRIARAVESAVQRHGIAHVTVQAEPPQHGHEEHGCSAAASGAQPCVHHHHHGHPH from the coding sequence ATGTCCGACCATCATGATCATACACACCCGCATTCCCATGCTGCCAATAAGCAAGTGCTGCGGGTTTCGCTGCTGCTGATCGGCTCGTTTATGCTGGTTGAGGCCGCCGCCGGTTGGCTGGCCAACAGTTTGGCACTGCTTTCCGATGCGGGGCATATGTTTTCCGATGCGGCCGCCATCGCCTTGTCGCTGGCAGCATTCCGCTTCGGCGAGCGGCCGGCCGACAGCAAGCGCAGTTTCGGTTATCAGCGTTTTGAAATCATCGCCGCAGCAGTTAACGGCATCACTTTGCTGCTGATTGCCGCATGGATTGTGATCGAAGCCGTGCTGCGTTTGCTCAGCCCGAACGAAATTTCCGGCGCTTCGATGCTGGCGGTGGCGGCACTCGGTTTGGCTGTGAATGTTGCGGTGGCTTGGTATATGTTGAAAAATTCGGATACCGAAGGCAACATCAATATGCGTGCCGCCTATCTGCACGTGTTGGGGGATTTGCTCGGATCAATCGGAGCCATCATTGCAGGTATATTGGTGCTCTCATTCGGCTGGATATGGGCCGATTCGGTAATCAGTATGCTGATTGCGTTGCTTATCGGCAAAAGCGGCTGGGGCGTAACCCGAAACAGCCTGCATATTTTGATGGAAGGCACGCCCGCCGGCACCGATATGAACCAAGTGGCGGCCGATATTCTCAATATCGAAGGCATACAAGGGCTGCACGATATCCATGCTTGGACAATCACCAGCCGCCAACACGCACTTTCATGCCATATTGTGATTGACGGGGCTTTAAAGGTTGCCGAGGCTTACCGGATTGCACGGGCAGTAGAATCCGCCGTGCAGCGGCACGGCATCGCCCATGTTACTGTGCAGGCCGAGCCGCCGCAGCACGGGCATGAAGAACACGGCTGCTCGGCTGCGGCAAGCGGTGCGCAGCCCTGTGTTCACCATCATCATCACGGGCATCCGCACTAA
- a CDS encoding DEAD/DEAH box helicase, whose amino-acid sequence MSVKFTDLNLDKNILSALSSAGYESPTPVQAQSVPYALEGRDIMASAQTGSGKTAAFLLPTLQRLTRRSDKPGKGPRALVLTPTRELAAQVEKNALTYAQNMKWFRTVSIVGGSSFGYQIRALSKPIDLIVATPGRLMDLMDSGKVDFSRLEVLILDEADRMLDMGFIEDIETIVAATPESRQTLLFSATWDGAVGRLARKLTKNPEVVEVERVDEQGKIEEQLLYCDDMRHKNRLLDYILRDANIGQAVIFTSTKAMTETLADELYEKGFAANCLHGDMPQGWRNRTLMDLRRGRCKILVATDVAARGIDVPTITHVINYDLPKQAEDYVHRIGRTGRAGRTGLALTFAEVSEYVKVHKIEKYISRKLPETTIEGLEPTRKRAKGAGKPKGKGGWGERRFGDRNPGEKKFGGKKYGDKKTAAHKAGGSTFGGKKKPAGSVGRSPRPSR is encoded by the coding sequence ATGTCTGTAAAATTTACCGACTTAAATCTCGATAAAAACATTTTATCCGCCCTATCGAGCGCGGGTTACGAATCGCCAACCCCAGTGCAGGCGCAGTCTGTTCCCTATGCTTTGGAGGGGCGCGACATCATGGCCTCGGCCCAAACCGGCTCCGGCAAAACCGCCGCCTTTCTGCTGCCCACCCTGCAACGGCTCACCCGCCGCAGCGACAAGCCCGGCAAAGGCCCGCGCGCATTGGTGCTCACGCCCACGCGCGAATTGGCGGCACAGGTAGAAAAAAACGCGCTCACTTATGCCCAAAATATGAAGTGGTTCCGCACAGTGAGCATTGTGGGCGGTTCTTCGTTCGGTTATCAAATCCGCGCCCTTTCCAAACCCATCGATTTGATTGTGGCCACTCCCGGCCGTCTGATGGATTTGATGGACAGCGGCAAAGTGGATTTCAGCCGCCTCGAAGTGTTGATTCTCGATGAAGCCGACCGTATGCTCGATATGGGTTTTATCGAAGACATCGAAACCATTGTGGCCGCCACCCCCGAGAGCCGCCAAACGCTGCTGTTTTCCGCCACGTGGGACGGTGCAGTGGGCAGGCTGGCGCGCAAGCTCACTAAAAATCCCGAAGTGGTGGAAGTGGAGCGCGTGGATGAACAGGGAAAAATCGAAGAGCAACTTTTATATTGCGATGATATGCGCCATAAAAACCGCCTGCTCGATTATATTTTGCGCGATGCCAATATCGGCCAGGCGGTAATTTTCACATCCACCAAGGCCATGACCGAAACCCTGGCCGATGAATTATATGAAAAAGGCTTTGCCGCCAACTGTCTGCACGGCGATATGCCGCAAGGCTGGCGCAACCGTACGCTGATGGATTTGCGCCGGGGCCGCTGTAAAATCCTGGTGGCCACAGATGTGGCCGCGCGCGGCATCGATGTGCCCACCATCACCCATGTAATTAACTACGACCTGCCCAAGCAGGCCGAAGACTATGTACACCGCATCGGCCGCACCGGCCGCGCAGGCCGCACCGGTTTGGCATTGACGTTTGCCGAAGTAAGCGAATACGTGAAAGTGCATAAAATCGAAAAATATATTTCGCGCAAACTGCCCGAAACAACCATAGAAGGCCTGGAACCCACCCGCAAGCGCGCCAAAGGCGCCGGCAAACCCAAAGGCAAAGGCGGCTGGGGGGAGCGCAGATTCGGCGACAGAAATCCCGGTGAGAAAAAATTCGGCGGCAAAAAATACGGCGATAAAAAAACCGCAGCACACAAAGCCGGCGGCAGTACTTTCGGCGGTAAGAAAAAGCCTGCGGGCAGCGTGGGCAGAAGTCCGCGTCCTTCGCGCTGA
- the infB gene encoding translation initiation factor IF-2: MNNTTVEQFAAELKKPVGDLLKQLASAGVNKSSGSDSITSDDKQQLLAYLKKSHGSGSGSGTISISRKKAEVSTVGGVQVETRRRSRKVVSPLPAELAAEAKAKAEQAAQQQQAAEAAALAEREAAQRAEAEKAAAEAAAQAEAARLKAEQEALEAQQMQQAEQQEKLLQTAKAEETAVAEEKPVKSKNKEQKQQQPAAVRPVVSAEEQALRDEEARRAAAMRAHQEALLKEKQERQARREAAKLQAQQEAKAAREGKTAEQRSARPSEKAPLSAVSAAKPESSARPKKGERHSRDDMENRPRGGKGAKGRNQAAGQEERVRGGKKGKKQLKLELNQHAFQAPTEPVVHEVLVPETITVADLAHKMAVKGVEVVKALMKMGMMVTINQSIDQDTALIVVEELGHIGKPAAADDPEAFLDDNAVQVEAEQLPRPPVVTVMGHVDHGKTSLLDYIRRAKVVQGEVGGITQHIGAYHVETPRGVVTFLDTPGHEAFTAMRARGAKATDIVILVVAADDGVMPQTIEAIAHAKAAGVPIVVAVNKIDKEAANPERIRQELTAHEVVPDEWGGDTQFVDVSAKQGINIDTLLEAVLLEAEVLELTAPADAPAKGIIVEARLDKGRGAVATLLVQSGTLKRGDMLLAGTAFGKVRAMMDENGKPIDEAGPSIPVEILGLSDVPNAGEDAMVLADEKKAREIALFRQGKYRDVRLAKQQAAKLENMFSNMGEGQAQSLSVIIKADVQGSYEALSGSLKKLSTDEVKVNVLHSGVGGITESDVNLAIASGAFIIGFNVRADGSARKLAETENVEIRYYNIIYDAIDDVKAAMSGMLAPEQKEQVIGSVEIRQVISVSKVGNIAGCMVTDGIVKRDSHIRLIRNNVVIHTGELASLKRFKDDVKEVRMGYECGLMLKNHNEIMEGDTLEVFEIVEVARSL, encoded by the coding sequence ATGAACAATACAACAGTAGAACAATTTGCCGCCGAACTGAAAAAGCCCGTGGGCGATTTGCTGAAACAACTTGCCAGTGCCGGCGTGAACAAAAGCAGCGGCAGCGACAGCATTACTTCCGATGACAAACAACAATTGTTGGCTTATCTGAAAAAATCACACGGCAGCGGAAGCGGCAGCGGTACCATCAGCATCAGCCGTAAAAAAGCCGAAGTCAGCACAGTAGGGGGTGTGCAGGTGGAAACCCGCCGGCGCAGCCGAAAAGTAGTGAGCCCGTTGCCTGCTGAGTTGGCTGCCGAAGCAAAGGCCAAAGCGGAGCAGGCAGCACAGCAACAGCAGGCTGCCGAAGCGGCGGCGTTGGCAGAACGTGAAGCGGCGCAGCGTGCCGAAGCCGAAAAAGCGGCTGCCGAAGCGGCCGCGCAGGCTGAAGCAGCGAGGCTGAAAGCCGAGCAGGAAGCCCTAGAAGCGCAGCAGATGCAGCAAGCCGAACAGCAAGAAAAACTGCTTCAGACGGCCAAGGCAGAAGAAACAGCCGTTGCGGAAGAAAAACCGGTCAAAAGCAAAAACAAAGAGCAAAAACAGCAGCAGCCCGCCGCCGTGCGCCCGGTGGTCAGCGCAGAAGAGCAGGCACTCCGGGACGAAGAAGCTCGCCGCGCCGCCGCTATGCGCGCCCATCAGGAAGCACTGCTGAAAGAAAAGCAGGAACGGCAAGCCCGCCGCGAAGCAGCCAAACTGCAGGCGCAGCAGGAAGCGAAAGCAGCCAGAGAAGGCAAAACGGCCGAGCAGCGTTCTGCCAGGCCGTCTGAAAAGGCTCCGTTGTCAGCCGTGTCGGCGGCAAAGCCGGAATCTTCGGCACGCCCGAAGAAAGGCGAACGCCACAGCCGGGACGACATGGAGAACCGTCCGCGCGGAGGCAAAGGCGCGAAAGGCCGCAACCAAGCTGCAGGGCAGGAAGAACGTGTGCGCGGCGGCAAAAAGGGCAAGAAGCAGCTTAAACTGGAGCTGAACCAACACGCTTTCCAGGCACCTACTGAGCCCGTGGTGCATGAAGTGTTGGTGCCTGAAACCATCACCGTGGCCGATTTGGCACACAAAATGGCGGTGAAAGGCGTGGAAGTCGTGAAAGCCTTGATGAAAATGGGCATGATGGTAACCATCAACCAATCCATCGACCAAGATACGGCTCTGATTGTGGTGGAAGAACTCGGCCACATCGGCAAACCTGCAGCAGCCGACGATCCGGAAGCTTTTTTGGATGATAATGCCGTGCAGGTCGAGGCAGAGCAACTGCCGCGTCCGCCGGTGGTTACAGTGATGGGACACGTTGACCACGGCAAAACCTCGCTGCTTGACTATATCCGCCGTGCCAAAGTGGTGCAGGGCGAAGTGGGCGGCATTACCCAGCATATCGGTGCCTATCATGTGGAAACGCCGCGTGGTGTGGTTACGTTTCTCGATACGCCCGGCCATGAAGCGTTTACGGCGATGCGCGCCCGCGGTGCCAAAGCTACCGACATCGTTATTTTGGTGGTGGCAGCAGATGACGGCGTAATGCCGCAAACCATTGAGGCCATCGCCCACGCCAAAGCGGCGGGCGTGCCGATTGTGGTGGCGGTAAACAAAATCGACAAAGAAGCCGCCAATCCCGAGCGTATCCGCCAAGAACTGACGGCACACGAAGTCGTGCCTGACGAATGGGGCGGCGATACCCAGTTTGTCGATGTGTCGGCCAAACAAGGTATCAATATCGATACCCTGCTCGAAGCTGTGTTGCTTGAGGCGGAAGTGTTGGAATTGACTGCCCCCGCCGATGCGCCTGCCAAAGGCATCATCGTGGAAGCACGCCTCGACAAAGGCCGTGGTGCGGTTGCTACCTTGCTGGTGCAAAGCGGTACGCTGAAAAGAGGCGATATGCTGCTGGCAGGAACGGCCTTCGGCAAAGTGCGTGCAATGATGGATGAAAACGGTAAACCGATAGATGAAGCCGGGCCGTCTATACCCGTGGAAATTCTGGGGCTGTCAGATGTACCCAATGCCGGCGAAGACGCGATGGTGTTGGCCGATGAGAAAAAAGCCCGCGAAATCGCCCTGTTCCGCCAAGGCAAATACCGCGATGTGCGTTTGGCCAAACAGCAGGCGGCCAAGCTGGAGAATATGTTCAGTAACATGGGGGAGGGCCAGGCGCAATCGCTGTCGGTGATTATCAAGGCCGATGTTCAAGGCTCTTACGAAGCCTTGTCGGGCAGCCTGAAAAAACTTTCTACCGATGAGGTAAAAGTCAATGTACTGCACAGCGGCGTAGGCGGCATCACCGAGAGCGATGTCAATTTGGCGATTGCTTCGGGTGCCTTCATTATCGGCTTTAACGTGCGTGCTGATGGCTCCGCCCGTAAGCTTGCCGAAACCGAAAACGTGGAAATCCGCTACTATAATATTATTTATGATGCCATCGATGATGTGAAAGCAGCCATGAGCGGTATGCTGGCGCCGGAGCAGAAAGAGCAGGTTATCGGCTCGGTGGAAATCCGCCAGGTTATCAGCGTATCGAAAGTGGGCAATATCGCCGGCTGTATGGTTACCGATGGTATTGTGAAGCGCGATTCTCATATCCGCCTGATTCGCAACAATGTGGTTATCCACACGGGCGAACTTGCTTCACTAAAACGCTTCAAAGATGATGTTAAGGAGGTGCGCATGGGTTACGAGTGCGGCCTGATGCTGAAAAACCATAACGAAATCATGGAAGGTGATACGCTGGAAGTGTTTGAAATCGTTGAGGTGGCACGTTCGCTGTAG
- the rimP gene encoding ribosome maturation factor RimP, whose translation MDIQTILDKTLPGLGYELVDFELTAQGDLRVFIDKEGGVTVEDCATVSNHLSRLFMVEDIDYKRLEISSPGLDRPLKKAADFVRFAGGQVKVKTRLPINGQKNFIGCIEACENNTVRISFEGKTVEIGLDNIDKARLRPEFKF comes from the coding sequence ATGGATATTCAAACTATTCTCGATAAAACCCTGCCCGGTTTGGGTTACGAGTTGGTGGATTTCGAATTGACTGCGCAAGGTGATTTGCGCGTGTTTATCGATAAAGAGGGCGGCGTTACCGTGGAAGACTGCGCTACAGTGAGCAATCATTTGAGCCGCCTGTTTATGGTGGAAGATATTGATTACAAACGCTTGGAAATCTCCAGCCCCGGCCTTGACCGTCCGTTGAAAAAAGCTGCCGACTTTGTGCGTTTTGCTGGAGGGCAGGTCAAAGTCAAAACGCGTCTGCCGATAAACGGCCAAAAAAACTTTATCGGCTGTATCGAGGCCTGTGAAAACAATACCGTGCGCATTTCCTTCGAAGGAAAAACTGTCGAAATCGGGCTGGATAATATCGACAAAGCCCGCTTGCGCCCGGAATTCAAATTTTAA
- the nusA gene encoding transcription termination factor NusA: MSREMLLLAEALASEKNVDPEVVFNALEFALSTAAKKKSGREHMDVRVEINRDTGEYKTFRRWMIVADEDYTYPDVEKTIEEIQEEIPGTAIQIGEYYEEQLENEGFGRQAAQTAKQIILQRIRDAEREQILEEFLARKEDIVMGIVKRVERHGTIIEIGRLDALLPRDQMIPRENFRNGDRVRALFLRVDEIGSSGRKQVILSRTSRDFLVKLFAMEVPEIEDGLLEIKEASRDPGHRAKIAVKANDQRIDPQGTCIGVRGSRVNAVTNELAGERIDVVLWSPETAQFVINALSPAEVTRILIDEDKHAVDVVVAEDQLAPAIGRGGQNVRLAADLTGWQLNIMTVAEAEERNAAEDEAIRRLFTEHLNVDEETVEVLLQEGFATLEEVAYVPAAELLEIEGFDEAIVEALRNRARDAILTLAIASEEKLDDIDEDMRNLEGIDQEMLRDLAQAGITTRDELAELAVDELIEITGVSEEEAKQVIMAAREHWFAEEN, encoded by the coding sequence ATGAGTCGTGAGATGTTGCTGCTGGCCGAAGCATTGGCCAGTGAGAAAAACGTAGATCCCGAAGTAGTGTTTAATGCGCTGGAGTTTGCACTGAGTACTGCTGCCAAGAAAAAATCCGGCCGCGAACATATGGATGTGCGCGTAGAAATCAACCGCGACACCGGAGAATACAAAACTTTCCGCCGTTGGATGATTGTGGCCGATGAAGACTACACCTATCCCGATGTGGAGAAGACCATCGAAGAAATCCAGGAAGAGATTCCCGGAACCGCCATCCAAATCGGCGAATATTACGAAGAGCAGCTTGAAAACGAAGGTTTCGGCCGCCAAGCCGCGCAAACCGCCAAGCAGATTATCCTGCAACGCATCCGTGATGCCGAACGCGAGCAGATTCTCGAGGAATTTTTGGCACGTAAAGAAGATATTGTAATGGGGATTGTGAAGCGTGTGGAACGCCACGGAACCATTATCGAAATCGGTAGGCTCGATGCATTGCTGCCGCGCGACCAAATGATTCCGCGTGAAAATTTCCGCAACGGCGACCGTGTGCGTGCGCTGTTTCTGAGAGTCGATGAAATCGGCAGTTCCGGCCGTAAACAGGTGATTCTGAGCCGCACTTCGCGTGATTTTCTGGTAAAACTGTTTGCAATGGAAGTGCCGGAAATTGAAGATGGCCTGCTTGAAATCAAAGAAGCGTCCCGCGATCCCGGGCACCGTGCCAAAATCGCAGTGAAGGCCAATGACCAACGCATCGACCCGCAAGGAACCTGTATCGGTGTACGCGGTTCGCGCGTGAACGCCGTAACCAATGAACTGGCCGGCGAGCGTATCGATGTGGTTTTGTGGTCTCCCGAAACCGCACAGTTCGTTATCAACGCCTTGTCGCCGGCCGAAGTAACCCGCATTTTGATTGATGAAGACAAACACGCCGTTGATGTGGTGGTGGCGGAAGACCAATTGGCGCCGGCCATAGGCCGCGGCGGTCAAAACGTGCGTTTGGCAGCGGATCTGACCGGCTGGCAGCTGAATATCATGACTGTGGCAGAAGCGGAGGAACGCAATGCGGCCGAGGATGAAGCCATCCGCAGGCTGTTTACCGAGCATCTGAATGTAGACGAAGAAACTGTCGAAGTGCTGCTTCAGGAAGGCTTCGCCACGCTGGAAGAGGTGGCTTATGTGCCTGCCGCCGAACTGTTGGAAATAGAAGGTTTTGACGAAGCTATCGTAGAAGCGTTGCGCAACCGTGCACGCGATGCCATTCTCACGCTGGCCATTGCATCAGAAGAAAAACTCGATGATATCGATGAAGATATGCGCAATCTCGAAGGTATCGATCAAGAAATGTTGCGCGATCTTGCGCAGGCGGGCATCACCACACGAGATGAGTTGGCAGAACTGGCCGTTGATGAATTGATCGAAATCACCGGCGTGAGCGAAGAAGAAGCCAAGCAAGTGATTATGGCTGCCCGCGAACACTGGTTTGCCGAAGAAAACTGA
- the ftsH gene encoding ATP-dependent zinc metalloprotease FtsH, whose protein sequence is MGNMLKNVLVWLVLIVAMLMAFNAISDSKENKQQIEYSQFIEQVNKGEIANVNIEGSVVSGYLIKGTRTDKTEFFTNAPLDEKLVPTLLDKKVRVKVTPEEKPSMLTSLLFSLLPVMLLIGAWFYFMRMQAGGGGKGGAFSFGKSRAKLLDKDTNKVTFADVAGCDEAKEEVQEIVDYLKAPNRYQSLGGRVPRGILLAGSPGTGKTLLAKAIAGEAQVPFFSISGSDFVEMFVGVGASRVRDMFEQAKKNAPCIIFIDEIDAVGRQRGAGLGGGNDEREQTLNQLLVEMDGFESNQTVIVIAATNRPDVLDPALQRPGRFDRQVVVPLPDIRGREQILKVHAKKVPLDESVDLVSLARGTPGFSGADLANLVNEAALFAGRRNKVKVDQSDFEDAKDKIYMGPERRSMVMHEDEKRATAYHEAGHAIVAESLEYTDPVHKVTIMPRGRALGLTWQLPERDRISMYKDQMLSQISILYGGRIAEDLFVGRISTGASNDFERATQIAREMVTRFGMSDKMGQMVYAENEGEVFLGRSVTRSQHISEKTQREVDAEIRRILDEQYAVAYKILDENRDKMETMCKALMEWETIDRDQVLEIMDGKQPSPPKDYSYNIRKDGDAAAQPPAGNSGTGEAENNRHASEEKITGQAIAAEAGVSQEMHNPADKV, encoded by the coding sequence GTGGGGAATATGTTAAAAAACGTATTGGTTTGGCTGGTGTTGATTGTTGCCATGCTGATGGCGTTCAACGCAATCAGCGACAGCAAAGAAAACAAACAGCAAATCGAATATTCGCAGTTTATCGAACAAGTGAACAAAGGCGAAATCGCCAATGTGAACATTGAAGGCTCGGTGGTCAGCGGCTACCTGATTAAAGGCACGCGTACGGACAAAACCGAATTTTTCACCAATGCACCGTTAGATGAAAAGCTGGTTCCGACTCTGTTGGATAAAAAAGTGCGTGTAAAAGTTACGCCTGAAGAAAAACCGAGTATGCTCACCAGCCTGCTGTTCAGCCTGCTGCCGGTGATGCTTTTAATCGGCGCATGGTTTTATTTTATGCGTATGCAGGCAGGCGGCGGCGGTAAGGGCGGCGCATTTTCATTCGGTAAAAGCCGCGCCAAACTGTTGGACAAAGACACCAATAAAGTAACCTTTGCCGATGTGGCAGGCTGTGATGAGGCCAAAGAGGAAGTTCAGGAAATCGTTGATTATCTGAAGGCGCCCAACCGTTATCAGAGCCTGGGAGGACGTGTGCCGCGCGGCATCCTGCTGGCAGGCAGCCCGGGTACGGGTAAAACCCTGCTGGCCAAAGCCATTGCCGGTGAGGCACAGGTTCCGTTTTTCAGCATCTCGGGCTCGGATTTCGTGGAGATGTTTGTCGGCGTGGGTGCCAGCCGCGTGCGCGATATGTTCGAACAGGCCAAGAAAAATGCCCCCTGTATCATCTTTATCGATGAAATCGATGCGGTAGGCCGCCAGCGCGGTGCCGGTTTGGGCGGCGGTAACGATGAGCGCGAACAAACCCTTAACCAATTGTTGGTTGAAATGGACGGTTTCGAAAGCAACCAAACTGTGATTGTGATTGCTGCTACCAACCGCCCGGATGTGCTTGACCCCGCTTTGCAGCGCCCCGGCCGTTTCGACCGCCAAGTGGTGGTGCCGCTGCCCGATATCCGCGGTCGGGAACAGATTTTGAAAGTACACGCCAAGAAGGTGCCGCTTGACGAATCGGTGGATTTGGTTTCGCTGGCACGCGGCACGCCGGGTTTTTCGGGTGCGGATTTGGCCAACTTGGTGAACGAAGCAGCCCTGTTTGCCGGCCGCCGCAATAAAGTGAAAGTCGATCAAAGCGACTTTGAAGATGCAAAAGACAAAATCTATATGGGCCCCGAGCGCCGTTCGATGGTGATGCACGAAGATGAGAAGCGTGCCACTGCCTACCATGAGGCCGGTCATGCCATTGTGGCGGAAAGTTTGGAATATACGGATCCCGTCCACAAAGTAACCATTATGCCGCGCGGCCGTGCGCTGGGGCTGACTTGGCAGCTTCCCGAGCGCGACCGTATCAGCATGTATAAAGACCAAATGTTGAGCCAGATTTCAATTTTGTATGGCGGTCGTATTGCCGAAGATTTGTTTGTCGGCCGCATTTCTACCGGCGCTTCCAACGATTTCGAGCGCGCCACCCAAATTGCCCGCGAAATGGTTACCCGTTTCGGTATGAGCGACAAAATGGGGCAGATGGTTTATGCCGAAAACGAAGGCGAGGTGTTTCTCGGCCGCAGCGTAACCCGTTCGCAGCACATTTCCGAAAAAACCCAGCGGGAGGTGGATGCGGAAATCCGCCGCATTCTTGACGAGCAATATGCCGTGGCCTATAAAATCTTGGATGAAAACCGCGATAAGATGGAAACCATGTGCAAAGCATTGATGGAATGGGAAACCATCGACCGCGACCAAGTACTGGAAATCATGGATGGCAAGCAGCCCAGCCCGCCGAAAGATTACAGCTACAATATCCGTAAGGACGGCGATGCTGCGGCGCAGCCGCCGGCCGGAAACAGCGGTACCGGAGAAGCTGAAAATAACAGGCATGCTTCTGAAGAGAAGATAACCGGTCAAGCCATTGCAGCGGAAGCGGGCGTTTCGCAAGAAATGCACAATCCGGCAGATAAAGTATAA
- a CDS encoding NAD-dependent succinate-semialdehyde dehydrogenase, with product MKMIGQLLQHSDVSLSALAEGIEVNNPATGETLAYVKKTAARALDALIERAAAAQKSWAAKTALERADILWCWYRSLKDNKENLARLITMEQGKSLAESRGEMDYAASFIRWFAEEARRIDGDILTGVKPNQKIMVIKQPIGVTAAITPWNFPAAMITRKAAPALAAGCAMLVKPAALTPLSAYALATLAYRAGIPKDLFAIVSGSASEIGGVFARNETIRKISFTGSTEVGAKIFADSAAQIKKLSLELGGNAPFLVFDDADLDKAVEGVLASKFRNSGQTCVCTNRVYVQAGIYDEFCRRLSEKTAALKLGNGLEDGVNQGPLIEEKAVEKVEEHIADALKKGAVCLVGGKRSSLGGTFFEPTVLRDVTAGMRVACEETFGPLCPVFKFDSEEEAVAAANNTEFGLAGYFFTRDTARQWRVGEALEYGMVGINTGLISNEVAPFGGIKMSGLGREGSKYGVNEYLELKYLCLDLA from the coding sequence ATGAAAATGATCGGGCAATTACTGCAACATTCAGATGTCAGCCTCAGCGCTTTGGCAGAGGGCATTGAAGTAAACAATCCTGCCACCGGAGAGACGTTGGCCTATGTGAAAAAAACCGCTGCTCGGGCTTTGGATGCTTTGATTGAGCGTGCTGCTGCGGCGCAGAAAAGTTGGGCGGCCAAAACTGCATTGGAGCGTGCCGACATTTTGTGGTGCTGGTACCGGTCACTGAAGGACAATAAAGAAAATCTGGCGCGGTTGATAACGATGGAGCAAGGCAAAAGTTTGGCTGAATCGCGGGGAGAGATGGATTATGCAGCAAGCTTTATCCGCTGGTTTGCCGAAGAGGCCCGCCGTATCGATGGCGATATTCTCACCGGTGTGAAGCCTAACCAAAAAATTATGGTGATCAAACAGCCGATAGGGGTAACTGCCGCGATCACACCGTGGAACTTCCCCGCTGCGATGATTACCCGCAAGGCTGCTCCTGCATTGGCGGCAGGCTGCGCCATGCTGGTGAAACCCGCCGCGCTCACGCCGCTCTCGGCCTATGCGCTGGCAACATTGGCTTATCGGGCGGGCATACCAAAAGATTTGTTTGCAATCGTTAGCGGCAGTGCTTCGGAAATCGGCGGCGTGTTTGCCCGCAATGAGACCATACGCAAAATCAGTTTTACCGGATCCACCGAAGTGGGCGCAAAGATTTTTGCCGACAGTGCCGCCCAAATCAAAAAACTCAGCTTGGAGCTGGGCGGCAATGCGCCGTTTCTGGTATTTGACGATGCCGATTTGGATAAAGCGGTGGAAGGTGTGCTGGCCAGCAAATTCCGCAACAGCGGGCAAACCTGTGTCTGCACCAACCGCGTATATGTCCAGGCCGGAATTTACGATGAATTCTGCCGGCGTTTGTCTGAAAAAACGGCGGCACTCAAGCTGGGAAACGGTTTGGAAGACGGGGTAAACCAGGGCCCGCTGATTGAAGAAAAAGCGGTAGAAAAAGTGGAAGAGCACATTGCCGATGCGCTGAAAAAAGGAGCAGTATGTTTGGTCGGGGGCAAACGCAGCAGTTTAGGCGGAACTTTTTTTGAACCGACCGTTTTGCGCGATGTAACCGCCGGAATGCGGGTGGCTTGCGAAGAAACCTTCGGGCCGTTGTGTCCGGTGTTTAAATTCGACAGCGAAGAAGAAGCCGTTGCTGCCGCCAATAATACCGAATTCGGTTTGGCCGGCTATTTTTTTACCCGCGATACCGCGCGCCAGTGGCGGGTGGGCGAAGCGCTGGAATACGGTATGGTCGGCATTAACACGGGCTTAATCAGCAATGAAGTTGCGCCGTTCGGGGGCATCAAAATGAGCGGCTTGGGGCGGGAAGGCAGCAAATACGGCGTGAATGAATATTTGGAATTAAAATATCTGTGCCTGGATTTGGCGTGA